A region from the Brassica napus cultivar Da-Ae chromosome C8, Da-Ae, whole genome shotgun sequence genome encodes:
- the BNAC08G16060D gene encoding uncharacterized protein BNAC08G16060D isoform X1: MSIRVCFTRPVFSDLIFFLAPIILILWLLWSETKTKLFDQTVEMVSQIISCLSKSSSLLCISDSRRLIPPKTYNRGGLNRFSPKFANRRLSTVTRRKWRSASIFNSGKESGGEGKLQGGSSEWAILERWEVPWEWQTASLTSLACVLSFVLTGLAEMAALPYLGVDVEKLSLDQKAEILFLDQGITTAVILAVIFTVAKTFEPLPDDILRYDLKQPFNLQKGWLVWGGIGLVGAVGGIALTGVALSLFSTETPEREVDSLMQLLPLIGTSNISTLSLVGITGILAPLLEETVFRGFFMVSLTKWVPTPLAIIISSAAFALAHLTPGEFPQLFILGSVLGLTYAQTRNLITPMVIHGLWNSGVILLLTFLQVQGYDIKELLQGS; encoded by the exons ATGTCGATACGGGTTTGTTTTACCCGACCCGTTTTTTCGGACCTTATCTTCTTCCTCGCTCCAATAATATTAATACTCTGGTTGCTTTGGtcggaaacaaaaacaaaactattcGACCAAACAGTTGAGATGGTTTCGCAGATAATCTCGTGTTTATCTAAATCTTCGTCTCTTCTCTGCATCTCCGATTCCCGGAGATTAATTCCGCCAAAGACTTATAACCGCGGCGGTTTGAACCGGTTTTCTCCGAAATTTGCTAACCGCCGGTTATCTACGGTTACACGGAGGAAATGGAGATCCGCAAGCATTTTCAACTCCGGGAAAGAATCTGGAGGAGAGGGAAAG CTGCAGGGAGGTAGCTCGGAGTGGGCGATACTTGAGAGATGGGAAGTGCCATGGGAATGGCAGACAGCTTCGTTAACTTCGCTTGCTTGTGTATTAAG TTTTGTTTTGACAGGGTTAGCTGAGATGGCCGCCTTACCCTATTTAGGAGTCGACGTTGAGAAGCTGAGCTTGGACCAAAAGGCTGAGATTTTATTCCTGGATCAAGG CATAACAACTGCAGTGATACTTGCTGTCATATTCACCGTTGCCAAAACCTTCGAGCCACTTCCTGATGACATTTTGCGCTATG ATTTGAAACAACCCTTCAACTTGCAAAAGGGGTGGCTCGTGTGGGGTGGAATAGGTCTGGTTGGTGCTGTTGGTGGTATTGCGTTAACAGGTGTTGCTTTATCCTTATTCAGTACAGAGACACCTGAAAGGGAG GTAGACTCTTTGATGCAGCTTCTCCCATTAATTGGAACCTCAAACATAAG CACCTTAAGCTTAGTGGGCATAACTGGGATCCTTGCTCCACTTCTTGAGGAGACCGTGTTTCGCGGATTCTTTATGGTTTCTCTTACCAAATG GGTCCCAACACCATTAGCGATCATCATAAGCTCAGCTGCGTTTGCCCTTGCTCACCTCACACCCGGTGAATTCCCACAGTTGTTTATACTAG GATCGGTTTTGGGATTAACTTATGCGCAAACCCGCAACCTCATTACCCCAATGGTCATACACGGTCTCTGGAACTCTGGAGTTATTTTGCTTCTCACTTTTCTTCAG gtCCAAGGGTATGACATCAAAGAACTATTGCAGGGAAGCTAA
- the BNAC08G16060D gene encoding uncharacterized protein BNAC08G16060D isoform X2, with protein MVSQIISCLSKSSSLLCISDSRRLIPPKTYNRGGLNRFSPKFANRRLSTVTRRKWRSASIFNSGKESGGEGKGGSSEWAILERWEVPWEWQTASLTSLACVLSFVLTGLAEMAALPYLGVDVEKLSLDQKAEILFLDQGITTAVILAVIFTVAKTFEPLPDDILRYDLKQPFNLQKGWLVWGGIGLVGAVGGIALTGVALSLFSTETPEREVDSLMQLLPLIGTSNISTLSLVGITGILAPLLEETVFRGFFMVSLTKWVPTPLAIIISSAAFALAHLTPGEFPQLFILGSVLGLTYAQTRNLITPMVIHGLWNSGVILLLTFLQVQGYDIKELLQGS; from the exons ATGGTTTCGCAGATAATCTCGTGTTTATCTAAATCTTCGTCTCTTCTCTGCATCTCCGATTCCCGGAGATTAATTCCGCCAAAGACTTATAACCGCGGCGGTTTGAACCGGTTTTCTCCGAAATTTGCTAACCGCCGGTTATCTACGGTTACACGGAGGAAATGGAGATCCGCAAGCATTTTCAACTCCGGGAAAGAATCTGGAGGAGAGGGAAAG GGAGGTAGCTCGGAGTGGGCGATACTTGAGAGATGGGAAGTGCCATGGGAATGGCAGACAGCTTCGTTAACTTCGCTTGCTTGTGTATTAAG TTTTGTTTTGACAGGGTTAGCTGAGATGGCCGCCTTACCCTATTTAGGAGTCGACGTTGAGAAGCTGAGCTTGGACCAAAAGGCTGAGATTTTATTCCTGGATCAAGG CATAACAACTGCAGTGATACTTGCTGTCATATTCACCGTTGCCAAAACCTTCGAGCCACTTCCTGATGACATTTTGCGCTATG ATTTGAAACAACCCTTCAACTTGCAAAAGGGGTGGCTCGTGTGGGGTGGAATAGGTCTGGTTGGTGCTGTTGGTGGTATTGCGTTAACAGGTGTTGCTTTATCCTTATTCAGTACAGAGACACCTGAAAGGGAG GTAGACTCTTTGATGCAGCTTCTCCCATTAATTGGAACCTCAAACATAAG CACCTTAAGCTTAGTGGGCATAACTGGGATCCTTGCTCCACTTCTTGAGGAGACCGTGTTTCGCGGATTCTTTATGGTTTCTCTTACCAAATG GGTCCCAACACCATTAGCGATCATCATAAGCTCAGCTGCGTTTGCCCTTGCTCACCTCACACCCGGTGAATTCCCACAGTTGTTTATACTAG GATCGGTTTTGGGATTAACTTATGCGCAAACCCGCAACCTCATTACCCCAATGGTCATACACGGTCTCTGGAACTCTGGAGTTATTTTGCTTCTCACTTTTCTTCAG gtCCAAGGGTATGACATCAAAGAACTATTGCAGGGAAGCTAA
- the BNAC08G16060D gene encoding uncharacterized protein BNAC08G16060D isoform X3, which produces MAALPYLGVDVEKLSLDQKAEILFLDQGITTAVILAVIFTVAKTFEPLPDDILRYDLKQPFNLQKGWLVWGGIGLVGAVGGIALTGVALSLFSTETPEREVDSLMQLLPLIGTSNISTLSLVGITGILAPLLEETVFRGFFMVSLTKWVPTPLAIIISSAAFALAHLTPGEFPQLFILGSVLGLTYAQTRNLITPMVIHGLWNSGVILLLTFLQVQGYDIKELLQGS; this is translated from the exons ATGGCCGCCTTACCCTATTTAGGAGTCGACGTTGAGAAGCTGAGCTTGGACCAAAAGGCTGAGATTTTATTCCTGGATCAAGG CATAACAACTGCAGTGATACTTGCTGTCATATTCACCGTTGCCAAAACCTTCGAGCCACTTCCTGATGACATTTTGCGCTATG ATTTGAAACAACCCTTCAACTTGCAAAAGGGGTGGCTCGTGTGGGGTGGAATAGGTCTGGTTGGTGCTGTTGGTGGTATTGCGTTAACAGGTGTTGCTTTATCCTTATTCAGTACAGAGACACCTGAAAGGGAG GTAGACTCTTTGATGCAGCTTCTCCCATTAATTGGAACCTCAAACATAAG CACCTTAAGCTTAGTGGGCATAACTGGGATCCTTGCTCCACTTCTTGAGGAGACCGTGTTTCGCGGATTCTTTATGGTTTCTCTTACCAAATG GGTCCCAACACCATTAGCGATCATCATAAGCTCAGCTGCGTTTGCCCTTGCTCACCTCACACCCGGTGAATTCCCACAGTTGTTTATACTAG GATCGGTTTTGGGATTAACTTATGCGCAAACCCGCAACCTCATTACCCCAATGGTCATACACGGTCTCTGGAACTCTGGAGTTATTTTGCTTCTCACTTTTCTTCAG gtCCAAGGGTATGACATCAAAGAACTATTGCAGGGAAGCTAA
- the LOC106359344 gene encoding protein PHYTOCHROME KINASE SUBSTRATE 2-like, producing the protein MINLFIFSSNLNIRTQSKISKPEHKIPAEKYFNGDMVTDHSPRLMCPLPNQEASIDRIFVGQKKNSKNSSETPSLRSESSWNSQSLLLQNKSENKMKNHNNSSVCNSHLQSQEKNISSNHKSNNKKSFLANLGCRCVCSNWSSVDVVEEKTRTSGLKKIKTQLSLSSEMKLHQQQQEAILEQRKSLEIFGSPLIEKRIISKHLPWDHSISAKTEEDGSASDLSSDLFEIESLTGNAKPFLARQESSEPESPDCYAPSEVSIAWSVVTESVADYSVVSECATSPVDNRSFQATRIPKIAKSNQETGSQRRKPSSGGLLLGCKSHKSVRVSGDSYTSLNRTPSYVPRFPLEANPSSIETRRKVSSSSVSRTQPPFMYIQ; encoded by the coding sequence atgattaatttatttattttttcttcaaatttaaatatccgaacccaatccaaaatatccaaacccgaacataaaatacccgCTGAGAAGTACTTCAACGGAGATATGGTCACCGACCACAGTCCAAGACTTATGTGTCCTCTGCCAAATCAAGAAGCTTCAATCGATAGAATCTTTGTTGGTCAGAAGAAAAACTCGAAGAACTCCTCTGAAACTCCGAGTCTTCGGTCTGAATCCAGCTGGAATAGCCAGAGCTTGTTGCTTCAGAACAAATCTGAGAACAAGATGAAGAACCACAATAACAGCTCTGTCTGCAACAGTCACTTGCAGTCGCAGGAGAAGAATATTAGTAGCAATCACAAGTCGAATAACAAGAAGAGTTTTCTCGCGAATCTTGGCTGCAGATGCGTTTGTTCTAACTGGAGTTCAGTGGATGTCGTGGAAGAGAAGACAAGAACCTCTGGTCTGAAGAAGATTAAGACGCAATTGAGTCTAAGCTCAGAGATGAAGCTTCATcagcaacaacaagaagcaaTATTAGAGCAGAGGAAGTCTCTAGAAATATTTGGATCTCCTCTCATTGAGAAGAGAATCATTTCAAAGCATCTTCCATGGGATCACTCGATCTCTGCCAAAACAGAGGAAGATGGGAGTGCGAGCGATTTGAGCTCAGACCTCTTTGAGATCGAAAGTCTAACAGGGAACGCAAAACCATTTCTTGCAAGGCAAGAAAGCAGCGAACCAGAGTCACCGGATTGTTATGCGCCAAGTGAAGTAAGCATAGCGTGGAGTGTAGTAACGGAAAGTGTGGCGGATTACTCTGTTGTGTCTGAATGTGCTACAAGTCCTGTCGACAACCGGTCTTTCCAGGCTACTCGAATCCCTAAAATCGCCAAATCAAACCAAGAAACGGGGTCTCAGAGACGGAAACCTAGCAGTGGTGGTTTATTGTTGGGCTGCAAGAGTCATAAATCTGTCAGAGTTTCAGGTGATTCGTACACAAGCTTGAACAGAACACCGAGTTATGTTCCAAGGTTCCCTTTAGAAGCTAATCCATCAAGTATTGAAACACGGAGGAAGGTAAGCAGTAGTTCCGTTTCTCGCACGCAACCCCCTTTCATGTATATTCAGTGA
- the LOC106362103 gene encoding sphinganine C4-monooxygenase 2, translated as MMMMMMMGFAISDEFLGTFVPIMVYWIYSGMYIYLGSMERYRLHSKVDEDEKNLVTKSAVVKGVLLQQTLQAIISVILFKITGSDDADAASTTQHFSLLLLARQFIIAMLVIDTWQYFIHRYMHLNKFLYKHIHSQHHRLIVPYSYGALYNHPLEGLLLDTIGGALSFLFSGMSPRTAIFFFSFATIKTVDDHCGLWLPGNPFHVFFSNNSAYHDVHHQLYGSKYNFSQPFFVMWDRILGTYLPYSLEKRASGGFETRPIKVSKDE; from the exons atgatgatgatgatgatgatgggtTTCGCGATTTCGGATGAGTTTCTGGGCACGTTCGTGCCGATTATGGTATATTGGATTTATTCAGGGATGTACATTTACTTAGGATCTATGGAAAGATATAGATTGCATTCGAAGGTAGACGAGGACGAGAAGAATCTCGTCACCAAATCCGCCGTCGTCAAGGGCGTTCTTCTTCAACAGACTCTACAAGCCATCATCTCCGTCATTCTCTTcaag attaCAGGAAGTGATGATGCAGATGCTGCTTCTACGACGCAGCACTTCTCCCTTCTCCTCCTCGCCAGGCAATTCATCATCGCCATGCTCGTAATCGACACGTGGCAATACTTCATCCACCGCTACATGCACCTCAACAAGTTCTTATACAAGCACATCCACTCTCAGCACCATCGCCTCATCGTCCCCTATTCATACGGAGCTTTATACAACCATCCATTAGAAGGTCTTCTTCTGGACACCATCGGTGGCGCTTTGTCTTTCCTATTCTCCGGTATGTCCCCGAGAACGGCtatatttttcttctccttcgCTACCATCAAGACGGTTGATGATCACTGTGGACTTTGGCTTCCGGGGAATCCGTTTCACGTCTTCTTCAGTAATAACTCTGCTTACCATGATGTTCACCATCAGCTATATGGGAGCAAGTACAATTTCTCGCAGCCCTTCTTTGTCATGTGGGATAGGATTCTCGGTACTTACTTGCCTTATTCGCTTGAGAAGAGAGCCTCTGGTGGATTTGAAACACGGCCGATCAAAGTATCTAAAGATGAgtaa
- the LOC106362104 gene encoding 60S ribosomal protein L10-1, giving the protein MGRRPARCYRQIKGKPYPKSRYCRGVPDPKIRIYDVGMKKKGVDEFPFCVHLVSWEKENVSSEALEAARIACNKYMVKSAGKDAFHLRIRVHPFHVLRINKMLSCAGADRLQTGMRGAFGKALGTCARVAIGQVLLSVRCKDAHGHHAQEALRRAKFKFPGRQKIIVSRKWGFTKFNRADFTKLRQEKRVVPDGVNAKFFSCHGPLANRQPGTAFLPATY; this is encoded by the exons ATGGGAAGAA GACCGGCTAGGTGTTACCGTCAGATCAAGGGCAAACCATACCCGAAATCCCGCTACTGCCGCGGTGTCCCCGATCCCAAGATCAGGATCTACGACGTCGGCATGAAGAAGAAAGGCGTCGACGAGTTCCCTTTCTGCGTCCACCTCGTCTCCTGGGAGAAGGAGAACGTCTCGAGCGAAGCACTCGAAGCCGCGCGTATCGCTTGCAACAAGTACATGGTGAAATCCGCGGGAAAAGATGCTTTCCATCTGAGGATTAGGGTTCACCCGTTCCATGTTTTGAGGATCAACAAGATGCTTTCCTGCGCTGGTGCTGATAGGCTTCAGACCGGTATGAGAGGCGCTTTCGGAAAGGCTTTGGGGACTTGTGCTAGGGTTGCGATTGGGCAGGTGCTTTTGTCTGTGAGGTGTAAGGATGCTCATGGTCACCATGCTCAGGAGGCTCTGAGGAGGGCTAAGTTTAAGTTCCCTGGTCGTCAGAAGATTATTGTCAGCAGGAAatg GGGTTTCACTAAGTTTAACAGAGCAGACTTTACGAAGCTGAGGCAAGAGAAGCGTGTTGTTCCTGATGGTGTTAATGCCAAG TTCTTCTCATGCCATGGACCTTTGGCTAACCGTCAGCCTGGAACTGCATTTTTGCCGGCCACCTATTGA